A window of Armatimonadia bacterium contains these coding sequences:
- a CDS encoding right-handed parallel beta-helix repeat-containing protein — MHKTLLVLASALLVTTAFAAEYYVSPQGKDENPGTRALPWQTLAKACAVAGPGDTVWLSAGTYRETLRPRVSGAADKPLRFLSLPGEKVVLSGADALTGTWQQHQGSVYKLQTNLRFLQLFVDGKMMQEARWPNSPLNDLMAMQRARAGEGTGYEVLADSNLPAGDWNGAVVIFWPGSEWVNMTRRVVDYQPGKSFRFDVTTEAQKKDQYHKEDPYKPRAGNPYLLVGALAGLDSPGEWFLDEKTGTVYLWTPDGSSPANHVVEVKQRELAVDLGKLSFIEVKGADILGAAVSMRDSQDCTLEDCRLRYVEHIREYPGGKMPSTPNAITGKRNTLRNCLIAYGATTALSLSGEDNALLNCVVHDANYLGSGRGGLDLGRSVGARVEHCTLFRAGRDTVQHGGSKRISLQYNDLYDGNMLNNDAGAIYCWGTDGEGGVIAYNWVHDNPRCNGIYLDNFSSNFVVHHNVVWACGGNAFHINSDALHHLIYNNTLTQTANAFGTFCYAAYVPTMKGTRIVNNLVNEAMNPKNPNEFVQGELGPELSHNAPGAVDKDGYPTQGSVAIDAGVVIEGITDGYKGKAPDLGAYEFGGPRWVAGADWSDPEAPPAPTHDLAYAPRGPITAQTMITDGLALWLDAADKTSLDLSADGTVLAWRDKSPNKHVALPALPDGAVKWVARGMNGLPVLRGNGTGSLRVADLKREPGAVTVFVVSQAQEALGPTWQRILASFTGVGQEWVAPNWMIGVPGGEKPSTWPPRLFTIQKRNGAALGTITVLGASAAQGQALGGDVGEVLVFGRALRFDETEAVQKYLAGKWGVTE, encoded by the coding sequence ATGCACAAGACGCTACTGGTGTTAGCTTCTGCCCTGCTCGTGACGACAGCCTTCGCTGCCGAGTACTACGTCTCCCCACAGGGCAAGGACGAGAACCCGGGTACCAGGGCCCTGCCCTGGCAGACGCTCGCGAAAGCCTGTGCCGTCGCCGGCCCTGGAGACACGGTCTGGCTGAGCGCAGGCACCTACCGCGAGACGCTGCGGCCGAGGGTCTCGGGCGCCGCCGACAAGCCCCTTCGCTTCCTATCGCTACCGGGCGAGAAGGTCGTGCTGAGCGGTGCCGATGCACTCACTGGGACCTGGCAGCAGCATCAGGGCAGCGTCTACAAGCTGCAGACGAACCTCAGGTTCCTCCAGCTCTTCGTCGACGGGAAGATGATGCAGGAGGCCCGGTGGCCGAACTCGCCGCTGAACGACCTGATGGCCATGCAGCGTGCCCGGGCCGGTGAGGGTACCGGCTATGAGGTCCTCGCTGATTCCAACCTTCCCGCGGGCGACTGGAACGGTGCGGTTGTCATCTTCTGGCCGGGCAGCGAATGGGTCAACATGACCCGTCGCGTCGTCGACTACCAGCCCGGCAAGTCCTTCCGCTTCGATGTCACCACCGAGGCCCAGAAGAAGGACCAGTACCACAAGGAGGACCCGTACAAGCCCCGTGCGGGCAATCCCTACCTTCTCGTCGGCGCGCTGGCCGGTCTCGACAGTCCGGGTGAGTGGTTCCTCGACGAGAAGACCGGAACCGTCTACCTATGGACACCCGACGGTAGCTCCCCCGCGAACCATGTCGTCGAGGTCAAGCAGCGGGAACTGGCCGTTGACCTTGGCAAGCTCTCCTTCATCGAGGTCAAGGGCGCGGACATCCTCGGTGCAGCGGTGAGCATGCGCGATTCCCAGGACTGCACGCTCGAGGACTGCCGCCTGCGCTATGTCGAGCATATCCGCGAGTACCCGGGCGGCAAGATGCCGTCGACGCCAAACGCCATCACGGGCAAGCGCAACACCTTGCGCAACTGCCTCATCGCCTACGGCGCCACCACGGCCCTGTCGCTCTCCGGCGAGGACAACGCGCTCCTCAACTGCGTGGTACACGACGCCAACTACCTGGGCAGTGGTCGTGGCGGACTTGACCTGGGCCGATCGGTCGGAGCGCGAGTCGAGCACTGCACCCTCTTCCGCGCCGGTCGCGATACCGTCCAGCACGGCGGCAGCAAGCGCATCAGCCTCCAGTACAACGACCTGTACGACGGCAACATGCTCAACAACGACGCCGGAGCAATCTACTGCTGGGGCACCGACGGCGAGGGCGGCGTCATCGCCTACAACTGGGTTCACGACAACCCGCGCTGCAACGGCATCTACCTCGACAACTTTAGCAGCAACTTCGTCGTGCATCACAACGTGGTCTGGGCCTGCGGGGGCAACGCCTTCCACATCAACAGCGACGCTCTCCATCACCTGATCTATAACAACACTCTCACCCAGACCGCAAACGCCTTCGGGACCTTCTGCTATGCCGCCTACGTCCCGACCATGAAGGGTACGCGCATCGTCAACAACCTCGTCAACGAGGCCATGAACCCCAAGAACCCCAACGAGTTCGTGCAGGGAGAACTGGGGCCCGAGCTGTCCCACAACGCGCCGGGGGCAGTCGACAAGGATGGCTACCCGACGCAGGGTTCAGTCGCCATCGACGCCGGGGTTGTGATTGAGGGCATCACCGACGGCTACAAGGGCAAGGCGCCAGACCTCGGAGCCTACGAGTTCGGCGGTCCACGCTGGGTCGCCGGCGCCGACTGGAGCGACCCCGAGGCACCTCCGGCACCGACCCATGATCTCGCCTACGCGCCCCGCGGACCCATCACGGCTCAGACGATGATCACCGACGGGCTGGCGCTGTGGCTCGATGCAGCCGACAAGACAAGCCTCGACCTCAGCGCCGACGGCACCGTCCTCGCCTGGCGTGACAAGTCACCCAACAAGCACGTCGCACTGCCGGCGCTTCCGGACGGCGCAGTGAAGTGGGTTGCCCGGGGGATGAACGGCTTACCTGTCCTGCGTGGCAACGGTACGGGCAGCCTGCGCGTCGCTGACCTCAAGCGCGAGCCGGGGGCTGTCACGGTGTTCGTGGTCTCACAGGCGCAGGAGGCCCTTGGCCCGACGTGGCAGCGCATCCTTGCCAGCTTCACCGGCGTCGGGCAAGAATGGGTGGCGCCGAACTGGATGATCGGTGTCCCCGGCGGCGAGAAGCCCAGCACCTGGCCGCCTCGCCTCTTCACAATCCAGAAGCGCAACGGCGCAGCGCTTGGCACGATCACAGTCCTGGGCGCTTCGGCGGCTCAGGGGCAGGCCCTCGGCGGCGATGTAGGTGAGGTCCTCGTCTTCGGTCGAGCCTTGCGCTTCGATGAGACGGAGGCCGTACAGAAGTACCTCGCGGGCAAGTGGGGCGTGACCGAGTAG
- a CDS encoding glycosyltransferase family 2 protein, whose translation MPEPTLTAGFPNYNHSHYLPQAIEAILSQSRPPDEFIIVDDASTDNSVEIIESYARQDSRLRLVRHERNQGAVASLDRVQTEARGDWLYLGAADDYVLPGFLAATMALAGEHPEAGILFGQVQLVADGDESKVLESREVRRWQEPLYAPPARFLQDFLQTTPTWYSLTHATIYRRQALLDLGGFRKEVGHLSDTVALRTLALKFGAGYVPLPCATWRVKPDSFAAGEGWDAETMIRITNSLGTLLRSPGYREAIPEDYVQRWQRDLWAMTLERYIWKLREERFGHSPWGLLRGRIYKRLLRLRVALQHHGDVAAFLQADAARRHGS comes from the coding sequence ATGCCAGAGCCAACTCTCACAGCCGGGTTCCCGAACTACAACCACAGCCACTACCTGCCGCAGGCCATCGAGGCCATACTGTCACAGTCGCGTCCGCCTGACGAGTTCATCATCGTCGACGACGCCTCGACCGACAACAGCGTCGAGATCATCGAGTCCTATGCCCGGCAAGATTCCCGTCTGCGTCTGGTCCGCCACGAGCGCAATCAGGGCGCCGTTGCCTCACTCGACCGGGTGCAGACCGAGGCCCGGGGTGATTGGCTGTACTTGGGCGCTGCCGACGACTACGTACTGCCTGGTTTCCTCGCAGCCACTATGGCCCTTGCAGGCGAACACCCGGAAGCAGGGATACTCTTCGGCCAGGTGCAACTCGTCGCCGATGGTGACGAATCGAAGGTACTGGAGTCGCGCGAGGTGAGGCGCTGGCAGGAGCCACTTTACGCTCCTCCGGCCCGCTTCCTGCAAGACTTCCTCCAGACCACGCCGACCTGGTACTCTCTCACGCATGCGACGATCTACCGGCGCCAGGCACTGCTCGACCTCGGCGGCTTCCGTAAGGAGGTCGGGCACCTGAGCGACACGGTGGCGCTCCGCACACTCGCCCTCAAGTTCGGCGCGGGCTACGTGCCCTTGCCCTGCGCAACCTGGCGCGTCAAGCCCGACAGCTTCGCCGCCGGTGAGGGCTGGGACGCCGAGACCATGATCCGCATCACCAACAGCCTCGGCACACTTCTGCGCTCGCCGGGCTACCGTGAAGCCATCCCCGAGGACTACGTGCAGCGCTGGCAGCGCGACCTGTGGGCAATGACGTTGGAGCGGTATATCTGGAAGCTGCGCGAGGAACGCTTCGGACACTCGCCCTGGGGTCTGCTGCGAGGCCGCATATACAAGCGTCTCCTCCGCTTGCGAGTGGCGTTGCAGCATCACGGGGACGTCGCCGCCTTCCTCCAGGCCGACGCGGCCCGGCGTCACGGATCCTGA
- a CDS encoding sialidase family protein: MMNLPHALAAAVLVLITQSTFADTPLRTFYEKGNWHLNATSWIGDGTRSELTGEGLLIADESTQAGSGRCYLLNWEADPPKGAALEARVKVVSCSAPWGVNMMAADGIHEEGLTLFPDHLLLPHSGLSASFNTTDGFHTYRLEVKGSDVRAYVDGRLLIDGAGRYTTPANAGRNQCSFGAAASPATGTAIWEWVRYQSEKPEGALPAKPEVPSIEGLEVKVGDTVDIIPGPTYRSLFQFRDGKLAVADRRSDDGGKTWTKGDSSLGTSAFQFEDGEIIAPGFNTTKAGDGVFEVPLSRSTDGGKTFQRETARLNIPLGTGGTGDDGKYYPGPGVDHAMVQLRDGSLLMAMYGYFTTDTVLCPAFKPEWKVYKYRTWVMRSTDRGRTWNLRATVAYDPSVGAESFCEADLLQLPGGDLLCFMRTGGEPPKYTTPLYCSRSQDDGLTWSKPEPVADRGVWPNACRMQSGVLAVTYGRPDNWLAFSLDEGKTWTGHFCFYRGATTSYNTVAEVAPGTLLVVYDRRRLGPDGNLQSGIAGTFLTVTRR; this comes from the coding sequence ATGATGAATCTTCCACACGCTCTTGCCGCCGCCGTGCTCGTCCTCATCACCCAGTCCACCTTCGCCGACACGCCCCTGCGCACGTTCTACGAGAAGGGGAACTGGCACCTCAACGCGACCTCTTGGATCGGCGACGGCACCCGGTCGGAGCTGACCGGCGAGGGTCTGCTGATCGCCGATGAGTCCACGCAGGCCGGCAGCGGTCGCTGCTACCTGCTCAACTGGGAGGCCGATCCCCCGAAGGGTGCGGCGCTTGAAGCACGCGTGAAGGTGGTCTCCTGCAGCGCCCCCTGGGGTGTAAACATGATGGCCGCCGACGGCATCCACGAGGAGGGCCTGACGCTCTTCCCGGATCACCTGCTCCTCCCCCACTCCGGTCTGTCCGCCTCCTTCAACACCACAGACGGGTTCCACACCTATCGGCTCGAGGTCAAGGGCAGCGACGTGCGTGCTTATGTCGATGGTCGCCTGCTGATCGACGGCGCCGGCAGGTACACCACACCCGCCAACGCAGGGCGCAACCAGTGCTCCTTCGGCGCTGCGGCATCGCCTGCGACGGGTACGGCAATCTGGGAGTGGGTCCGCTACCAGAGTGAGAAGCCCGAGGGTGCCCTTCCGGCGAAGCCCGAGGTGCCGTCCATCGAGGGACTTGAGGTGAAGGTCGGCGACACCGTCGACATCATCCCCGGACCGACCTACCGCAGTCTCTTCCAGTTCCGCGACGGCAAGCTCGCAGTCGCAGACCGCCGCTCCGACGATGGCGGCAAGACCTGGACGAAGGGCGATAGCAGTCTCGGGACCAGCGCCTTTCAGTTCGAGGACGGCGAGATCATCGCGCCGGGCTTCAACACCACCAAAGCCGGCGACGGGGTCTTCGAGGTTCCACTCTCGCGCTCCACTGACGGCGGCAAGACCTTCCAGCGCGAGACGGCACGTCTCAACATCCCCCTTGGCACCGGGGGCACGGGCGACGACGGCAAGTACTACCCCGGTCCCGGCGTTGACCATGCCATGGTGCAGTTGCGCGACGGCTCCCTGCTCATGGCCATGTACGGCTACTTCACGACCGACACGGTCCTCTGCCCGGCCTTCAAGCCCGAGTGGAAGGTGTACAAGTACCGCACCTGGGTCATGCGCTCCACCGACCGCGGGCGGACCTGGAACCTGCGCGCCACGGTCGCCTATGACCCGAGCGTCGGCGCCGAGAGCTTCTGCGAGGCCGACTTGCTGCAGCTTCCCGGCGGCGACCTCCTGTGCTTCATGCGCACCGGCGGCGAGCCGCCCAAGTACACAACCCCGCTCTACTGCAGTCGCTCCCAGGATGACGGCCTGACCTGGAGCAAGCCCGAACCGGTCGCGGATCGTGGTGTCTGGCCGAACGCCTGCCGCATGCAGAGCGGCGTCCTGGCCGTCACCTACGGGCGCCCGGACAACTGGCTGGCCTTCAGCCTCGACGAGGGCAAGACCTGGACCGGCCACTTCTGCTTCTACCGCGGCGCGACGACCAGCTACAACACAGTGGCGGAGGTCGCCCCTGGTACCTTGCTGGTGGTCTACGACCGCCGCCGGCTGGGTCCCGACGGCAACCTGCAATCAGGCATCGCCGGCACCTTCCTCACCGTCACGCGACGCTGA
- a CDS encoding class II fructose-bisphosphate aldolase gives MTEPTSRELVHRAWKLGLALPSFNVPHLPMMEPIIKALRDTGTMGQVAVARVEWKRFAAGGPTPIFEEYQRFKDERFVRLHLDHIPVVDEDQQRVDYVPLFTEALGLGYDSVMVDGSRLPLEENIAATHQVVEMAQETGAAVEAELGAVLGHEAGPLPPYEELYESGRGFTDPGEARRFVQETGVDWLSVAVGNIHGAVSEAARSEKKVEARLNLEHLAKLREAAGVPLVLHGGSGIKQEFVRAGFREGIAKINVGTNVRQAYEAALVKSVEAGRQAVYDEVVRLLVEEYQLAGSAERLREG, from the coding sequence ATGACAGAGCCGACCTCTCGCGAACTCGTACACCGGGCCTGGAAGCTGGGCCTGGCGCTACCAAGCTTCAACGTACCGCACTTGCCCATGATGGAGCCGATCATCAAGGCGCTGCGTGATACTGGGACCATGGGACAGGTGGCAGTGGCAAGGGTGGAGTGGAAGCGCTTCGCCGCCGGTGGACCGACGCCGATCTTCGAGGAGTACCAGCGCTTCAAGGATGAGCGCTTCGTGCGTCTGCACCTGGACCATATCCCGGTGGTTGATGAGGACCAGCAGCGTGTGGACTACGTCCCGCTCTTCACCGAGGCCTTGGGACTGGGGTATGACTCGGTGATGGTGGACGGTTCGCGGCTGCCGCTCGAGGAGAACATCGCGGCGACGCATCAGGTAGTGGAGATGGCCCAGGAGACGGGTGCTGCAGTGGAGGCTGAACTGGGCGCTGTGCTGGGACATGAGGCCGGCCCGCTGCCGCCCTACGAGGAGCTGTACGAGTCCGGTCGCGGGTTCACCGATCCAGGCGAGGCCCGACGCTTCGTGCAGGAGACAGGCGTCGACTGGCTGTCTGTCGCCGTGGGGAACATCCACGGGGCGGTTAGTGAGGCTGCGAGGAGCGAGAAGAAGGTTGAGGCGCGGCTGAACCTAGAGCACCTGGCGAAACTGCGCGAGGCAGCGGGGGTTCCGCTGGTTTTGCATGGCGGCAGTGGGATCAAGCAGGAGTTCGTGCGCGCCGGATTCCGCGAGGGGATTGCGAAGATCAACGTCGGCACGAATGTGCGTCAGGCCTACGAGGCGGCGCTGGTGAAGTCCGTGGAGGCCGGTCGGCAGGCCGTCTATGACGAAGTCGTGCGCCTGCTGGTGGAGGAGTACCAGTTGGCCGGATCGGCGGAGCGGCTGCGAGAGGGATAG
- a CDS encoding Flp family type IVb pilin codes for MLRALTGLWKDEDGPTTVEYALLLVLVSIVAIAAWSRLGSNVTVAANRAADNIAVPST; via the coding sequence ATGCTGAGAGCACTTACCGGGTTGTGGAAGGACGAAGACGGGCCGACTACTGTGGAGTACGCGCTACTGCTGGTCCTGGTATCGATTGTGGCAATCGCTGCGTGGAGCCGGCTGGGCAGCAACGTGACGGTTGCCGCCAACAGGGCGGCAGACAACATCGCGGTCCCTAGCACCTAG
- a CDS encoding pilus assembly protein TadG-related protein: MRARYRTTRVCRGAALVMLLGALGALLGMAALSIDVTRMYVAAQRAQSVADASAFGAGGKLPDSTVATTTALSLAATNIAQAPAWPTVVGSEDVTYYPPGSTIFRPDGSVLTQLGGSTHGIMVKAHVQVDFAFAGVIGRATGIATRYAVVVRGAASGMQCIPMWISSGSPELGSGGPINLLKVDDPKGAVPPGSFGFLDFSVSGEDWFRQLLSGYNVSEAVARAAYVQAGGVVTALTGERTGQWEHYLEQETGQYQGQARLERAMNDPTWSQETPEPGNYSRDNPRLIQVPVVDYAGGTGSTAKFTVVGFAEMWLLDVCQGGKKIQVQFLQYNYFSGGGGDLDPRVGGSGGVFIVRPIA, from the coding sequence ATGAGAGCGCGATACCGGACGACACGTGTATGCAGGGGTGCTGCGCTGGTGATGCTGCTTGGGGCACTCGGGGCCTTGCTGGGGATGGCGGCTCTGTCGATCGACGTCACGCGGATGTACGTCGCGGCGCAGAGGGCGCAGAGCGTCGCGGACGCCTCGGCCTTCGGGGCAGGTGGCAAGCTTCCCGACAGCACTGTGGCGACGACCACAGCGCTGAGCCTTGCCGCCACCAACATCGCACAGGCCCCGGCCTGGCCGACCGTCGTGGGATCGGAGGACGTGACCTACTACCCGCCCGGGAGCACCATCTTCCGACCCGACGGGAGCGTGCTGACCCAGCTTGGCGGCAGCACTCACGGCATCATGGTGAAGGCGCATGTGCAGGTCGACTTCGCCTTCGCCGGAGTGATCGGCCGTGCGACAGGCATCGCGACACGCTATGCGGTCGTCGTGCGAGGAGCCGCAAGCGGGATGCAATGTATCCCGATGTGGATCTCGTCAGGTTCGCCCGAGCTGGGGAGCGGCGGGCCAATCAACCTTCTCAAGGTGGATGACCCCAAGGGCGCTGTCCCGCCGGGCAGTTTCGGCTTCCTCGACTTCTCGGTGTCGGGCGAGGACTGGTTTCGGCAGCTACTGAGTGGCTACAACGTGTCCGAGGCGGTTGCGAGAGCCGCCTACGTCCAAGCCGGCGGCGTGGTGACCGCCCTAACCGGCGAGCGTACCGGGCAGTGGGAGCACTATCTCGAACAGGAGACGGGGCAGTACCAGGGGCAGGCCCGTCTGGAGCGCGCGATGAACGACCCGACGTGGTCTCAGGAGACGCCGGAGCCCGGCAACTACTCCAGGGATAACCCACGGCTCATCCAGGTGCCCGTCGTCGACTACGCCGGTGGCACGGGGTCGACGGCGAAGTTCACTGTCGTCGGCTTCGCAGAGATGTGGCTCCTCGACGTGTGCCAGGGCGGCAAGAAGATCCAGGTCCAGTTCCTGCAGTACAACTACTTCAGCGGTGGCGGCGGCGATCTTGACCCTCGCGTCGGGGGTAGTGGCGGGGTGTTCATCGTCAGGCCGATTGCGTGA
- a CDS encoding Gfo/Idh/MocA family oxidoreductase, producing MQKLNIGIAGLRRGRGFVSLFAAHPQLNVTALCDLSTDTLSDLGKAFSLPDSALYTDYDQFLSAPMDIVMIATPIRFHAEQTIKALQSGKHVMCEQTAAYTVEDCEAIVQAVKQTGRSYMMAENYSYFHYVRQWQKIVQQGKLGPIYYAEAEYIHEIENLLIDAKTGEYFWRHERPPIWYCAHCLGPLLTLMDDRIVAASGSQAGFHKRPEQSDHLGFLDMEVGLFRTQKGALLKIARSQVAPRYPHTVYYSLYGTKGYVENGRSGSNTEGYLWIEGETPDDEKGQRKAEVITCEIVDPEAPEEAKQGGHGTSEYYMIRDFLEAIEKGTHPPIDVMRSMDFTVPGIIAHESAMTDGNWRDVPVFNW from the coding sequence ATGCAAAAGCTGAACATCGGCATCGCCGGTCTGAGACGCGGACGCGGGTTCGTCTCCCTCTTTGCGGCCCATCCGCAGCTCAACGTCACCGCCCTCTGTGACTTGAGCACCGACACGCTGTCCGACCTGGGCAAGGCCTTCTCTCTGCCCGATTCGGCGCTCTACACCGACTACGACCAGTTCCTCTCTGCGCCGATGGACATCGTCATGATCGCCACACCCATTCGCTTCCATGCCGAGCAGACGATCAAGGCGCTGCAGTCCGGCAAGCATGTGATGTGCGAGCAGACCGCCGCCTACACCGTCGAGGACTGCGAAGCGATCGTCCAGGCCGTCAAGCAGACCGGGCGCTCCTACATGATGGCCGAGAACTACAGCTACTTCCACTATGTCCGCCAGTGGCAGAAGATCGTCCAGCAGGGCAAGCTCGGACCCATCTACTACGCCGAGGCCGAGTACATCCACGAGATCGAGAACCTGCTGATCGACGCAAAGACCGGCGAGTACTTCTGGCGCCACGAACGTCCGCCGATCTGGTACTGCGCTCACTGTCTCGGGCCACTACTCACGCTGATGGACGACCGCATTGTGGCAGCCTCCGGCAGCCAGGCAGGCTTCCACAAGCGCCCCGAGCAGAGCGACCACCTCGGCTTCCTCGACATGGAAGTCGGGCTCTTCCGCACGCAGAAGGGCGCGCTCCTCAAGATCGCCCGCAGCCAGGTGGCTCCGCGCTACCCGCACACCGTCTACTACTCCCTCTATGGCACGAAGGGTTACGTGGAAAACGGTCGCTCGGGCAGCAACACCGAAGGCTACCTCTGGATTGAGGGCGAGACCCCCGACGACGAAAAGGGGCAGCGCAAGGCGGAGGTCATCACCTGCGAGATCGTCGACCCTGAAGCCCCTGAGGAGGCCAAGCAGGGCGGCCACGGCACCTCGGAGTACTACATGATCCGAGACTTCCTCGAAGCCATCGAGAAGGGCACACACCCCCCGATCGACGTCATGCGGTCCATGGACTTCACGGTCCCCGGAATCATCGCCCATGAATCCGCGATGACCGACGGGAACTGGCGCGACGTACCCGTCTTCAACTGGTAG
- a CDS encoding flavodoxin: MAKVLVVYCSLTGHTKAAAEAVAAGAKEAGAEVVVKPGSEAGPDDLRACGAVALGSYDAFSYMGGGLKDFLDRSFYPTQGEVTDKPFGAFVTHGGGGRAIDSVESVAKSFKLKKVADSVSVKGAPDEAAKALLKALGAKLAAAAAG; this comes from the coding sequence ATGGCAAAGGTGCTCGTTGTCTACTGCAGCCTCACAGGCCACACGAAAGCTGCTGCCGAAGCCGTTGCCGCCGGCGCCAAGGAGGCCGGGGCTGAGGTCGTTGTGAAGCCCGGTTCGGAAGCCGGACCGGACGACCTGAGGGCCTGCGGCGCGGTTGCCCTGGGCTCCTATGATGCCTTCAGTTACATGGGCGGCGGCCTCAAGGACTTCCTGGACCGGTCCTTCTACCCCACCCAGGGCGAGGTCACGGACAAGCCCTTCGGCGCCTTCGTCACCCACGGCGGCGGCGGTCGGGCAATCGACAGCGTCGAGTCCGTTGCCAAGAGCTTCAAGTTGAAGAAGGTGGCCGACTCCGTCTCGGTCAAGGGTGCGCCCGACGAAGCCGCCAAAGCCCTGCTGAAGGCTCTTGGCGCGAAGCTCGCCGCAGCCGCAGCCGGATAG
- a CDS encoding TadE/TadG family type IV pilus assembly protein: protein MTVPARYGRLHGGAVTVEMAIVAPLLVLLVFSILEVGLIIKDALTINQAAREGVRAAAVGASIETIETRVRGSAPSLNPAAIRCDKSYRTLSKSTGAWSGWTELTNIGSGADLRNIAPVDAQVMITVTYPHQLVAGQLFSGLSDKGTPGTMTLGASLIMRRE, encoded by the coding sequence ATGACGGTTCCGGCACGCTATGGAAGGCTGCACGGAGGCGCGGTCACGGTGGAGATGGCCATCGTCGCTCCGCTGCTGGTCTTGCTGGTCTTCTCGATCCTGGAGGTTGGTCTGATCATTAAGGACGCGCTGACGATCAACCAGGCTGCTCGAGAGGGTGTCAGGGCCGCCGCTGTGGGGGCTTCGATCGAGACCATCGAGACTCGTGTTCGCGGCAGCGCTCCGTCGCTCAACCCTGCCGCGATCAGGTGCGACAAATCCTACCGTACGCTCAGCAAGTCGACGGGAGCATGGAGCGGCTGGACAGAGCTCACAAACATCGGCAGCGGCGCCGACCTGCGGAATATCGCTCCGGTGGATGCGCAAGTGATGATCACCGTTACGTATCCGCACCAGCTCGTGGCGGGGCAGCTCTTTTCCGGACTGTCAGACAAGGGCACACCCGGCACGATGACACTGGGTGCCAGCCTCATCATGCGCCGGGAGTAG
- a CDS encoding A24 family peptidase translates to MEPMHDDPVLTVVTSAIIYMMAIIATVTDVRDGKVYNWLTAPGAVLGLVLNTYFLGLDGTRSSLIGLGIGVAVWFVMPILGKPLGGGDVKLLAAIGALRGPQFLLYTMILAFLWAGLMGIVLACRQRRLLACARRAGSWLLLPPALRTDPDTGGLETAATGVRVPFAAATGLGALTAALVLRGSPLF, encoded by the coding sequence ATGGAGCCCATGCACGACGACCCAGTTCTGACGGTCGTAACTTCCGCAATCATATATATGATGGCGATCATCGCCACCGTTACCGACGTCCGAGACGGCAAGGTCTACAACTGGCTGACGGCTCCTGGCGCGGTTCTGGGGCTGGTGCTGAACACATACTTCCTGGGGCTCGACGGCACTCGGTCGAGCCTGATCGGCCTCGGCATCGGAGTGGCGGTGTGGTTTGTGATGCCGATCCTGGGCAAGCCGCTGGGCGGCGGCGATGTGAAGCTCCTGGCCGCCATTGGCGCCTTGCGTGGACCGCAGTTCCTCCTCTATACGATGATTCTCGCCTTCCTGTGGGCAGGGCTGATGGGCATCGTGCTGGCCTGCCGACAGAGGCGGCTTCTTGCCTGTGCTCGCAGGGCGGGGTCGTGGTTGCTGCTGCCACCGGCCCTGCGCACGGACCCGGACACCGGTGGTCTTGAGACAGCGGCCACAGGGGTGCGCGTGCCTTTTGCTGCGGCTACGGGTCTGGGAGCCCTTACGGCCGCTCTAGTCCTTCGGGGGTCGCCGCTCTTCTGA